The Cucurbita pepo subsp. pepo cultivar mu-cu-16 chromosome LG05, ASM280686v2, whole genome shotgun sequence nucleotide sequence ATGCAAGATCTATTAAAAACGTACTGACTTGGGCCAACATATAAACTGCACTAACTATAGTGCTCTAATGAGATTCTAGTTTTAAGGGTCCTTCTTAAGACTTAAGGCACGACCTAGACGCAAGTTGTAAAATGAGATTCATAAGCCCTAATGAAAGCATATAGGTCATAACATGTAAACCTatcataatttcataaataagtCTTTCTCAATATCATGAATAAGTGTCAAACATAATAGtattatttcatataaagCTCATAAAAACAATGAATGGTCATAAAAGGTTCATGGGGTATTTTCGTTATTTTCCATATGAATCATGGTTAGCTCACAAGATAGCTTTGAAGCGACGATTCTGTGTGATGTTTCAATTTAAGAATCAAAGGTCACTAATTTCAACCTTCACGTAGAGTTCCTTCTTATTATAGATAGAGGGTTTTAGACCTCCTTGGCTCTCGATTCCTCAATGAAAAAGTTCTATTTTATGATCACGAAGCTAAAAGGATCTTCTACAAATTTGCTCGTTGAACTCCCAGAAACCGAATGGGATGTATCTTGTTGGCCAAATTCGCATGGAATCCTCTAATTGAAtcccatttttaaaattaaaatcaaagaatTGTCTTAATCATCATCATTGTCTTAATCATCATCATTGTCACCAAACAAACAACCATATCTCATTAATCAAATGCTCATAAAATCAATACCTATTgagagataaaaaataaaaataaaaaaataataatttgagattcaaaaaaaaaaaaaaaaaaaaaaaaaaaaaaaaaaaaaaaaaaaaaaaaaaaNTTAGCACGATGGGCCCATGTTCATGTTCCTACCATCCTCCGCGGTGGGTTCAGGCTTGTGTTGTGTTTGTGGGTGTTGCTCAACCAATGTCTGTTGGGGCTGAAGAAACAGCTGCACTTGAAGCGGTTGCGCTTCAATTTGGTAGCTATTATCAACAAACGTCCCCAATGTTAAATTAGACCCAGAGGAATTGATTTGGTTCCCAGCCGGATCGAACCCATCGAACCTCATCAGCTCCTGTTGGCGTTGCGAATGATGTTGGGTTTGTGTTTGGTTTTGTTTCTGCTCATAAGCCCTAAACATCTCCTGCTGTTCTCTGGcagccaccgccgccgccaatTGCTGCGCCTCAAACAACTGATTCTGActctgattctgattctggGTCTGGGTCTGGGTCTGTTGAGGCGTGTCACGAATGAGCATCTGGTGGGATGATGAGGGAGCGGCCGCGGAATTGGGAATTCCAAGCATGGGGAACATATTGTAAGGAAGGagagcggcggcggcggcggcggcggcggcggcggcggaggaggaagaggaggaggaagggTGGTTTCCGGCAATGGGCGGCTGCAGAATTGGGAGCATAGCTTGAGAGCCAATGTAAGTAGAGAGCTCCTTTTTGGCGTTATAGAGATCTGTTTGCATTTGTTTTAGCTTGTGTTGTAGGACTGAAATAAGGCCGACACATCCGTACACAGGGTCACGCAAACGAAACTCTGCCTCGTAGGCTAATGAGTTCACTGCGTCCTCGCGCTGTGTGGCGTTCAATTCGTTCAATAGCTTTGTCACGTTGCTTGCACCGAACACCTTGTGCACATTGGCGAATTTCTGGGGCTGATCG carries:
- the LOC111795087 gene encoding LOB domain-containing protein 36-like, with the translated sequence MSSSNSPCAACKFLRRKCTQECVFAPYFPPDQPQKFANVHKVFGASNVTKLLNELNATQREDAVNSLAYEAEFRLRDPVYGCVGLISVLQHKLKQMQTDLYNAKKELSTYIGSQAMLPILQPPIAGNHHMFPMLGIPNSAAAPSSSHQMLIRDTPQQTQTQTQNQNQSQNQLFEAQQLAAAVAAREQQEMFRAYEQKQNQTQTQHHSQRQQELMRFDGFDPAGNQINSSGSNLTLGTFVDNSYQIEAQPLQVQLFLQPQQTLVEQHPQTQHKPEPTAEDGRNMNMGPSC